The genomic region TCCACTACATCATCTATAAACTCCACCAGACGGGAGGAGAGCGGACGCGTCCACTACAtcatctatatactccaccagacgGGAGGAGAGCGGACGCGTCCACTACAtcatctatatactccaccagacgGGAGGAGAGCGGACGCGTCCACTACAtcatctatatactccaccagacgGGAGGAGAGCGGACGCGTCCACTACAtcatctatatactccaccagacgGGAGGAGAGCGGACGCGTCCACTACAtcatctatatactccaccagacgGGAGGAGAGCGGACGCGTCCACTACAtcatctatatactccaccagacgGGAGGAGAGCGGACGCGTCCACTACAtcatctatatactccaccagacgGGAGGAGAGCGGACGCGTCCACTACAtcatctatatactccaccagacgGGAGGAGAGCGGACGCGTCcactacatcctctatatactccaccagacgGGAGGAGAGCGGACGCGTCcactacatcctctatatactccaccagacgGGAGGAGAGCGGACGCGTCcactacatcctctatatactccaccagacgGGAGGAGAGCGGACGCGTCcactacatcctctatatactccaccagacgGGAGGAGAGCGGACGCGTCcactacatcctctatatactccaccagacgggaggagagcggacgcgtcctctatatactccaccagacgggaggagagcggacgcgtcctctatatactccaccagacgggaggagagcggacgcgtcctctatatactccaccagacgggaggagagcggacgcgtcctctatatactccaccagacgggaggagagcggacgcgtcctctatatactccaccagacgggaggagagcggacgcgtcctctatatactccaccagacgggaggagagcggacgcgtcctctatatactccaccagacgggaggagagcggacgcgtcctctatatactccaccagacgggaggagagcggacgcgtcctctatatactccaccagacgggaggagagcggacgcgtcctctatatactccaccagacgggaggagagcggacgcgtcctctatatactccaccagacgggaggagagcggacgcgtcctctatatactccaccagacgggaggagagcggacgcgtcctctatatactccaccagacgggaggagagcggacgcgtcctctatatactccaccagacgggaggagagcggacgcgtcctctatatactccaccagacgggaggagagcggacgcgtcctctatatactccaccagacgggaggagagcggacacgtcctctatatactccaccagacgggaggagagcggacacgtcctctatatactccaccagacgggaggagagcggacacgtcctctatatactccaccagacgggaggagagcggacacgtcctctatatactccaccagacgggaggagagcggacacgtcctctatatactccaccagacgggaggagagcggacacgtcctctatatactccaccagacgggaggagagcggacacgtcctctatatactccaccagacgggaggagagcggacacgtcctctatatactccaccacacgggaggagagcagacacgtcctctatatactccaccacacgggaggagagcagacacatcctctatatactccaccagacgggaggagagcggacacgtcctctatatactccaccagacgggaggagagcagacacgtcctctatatactccaccacacgggaggagagcagacacatcctctatagcagacacatcctctatatactccaccacacgggaggagagcagacacatcctctatatactccaccacacgggaggagagcagacacatcctctatatactccaccacacgggaggagagcggacacgtcctctatatactccaccacacgggaggagagcggacacgtcctctatatactccaccacacgggaggagagcggacacatcctctatatactccaccacacgggaggagagcggacacatcctctatatactccaccacacgggaggagagcggacacgtcctctatatactccaccagacgggaggagagcggacacgtcctctatatactccaccagacgggaggagagcggacacgtcctctatatactccaccagacgggaggagagcggacacgtcctctatatactccaccagacgggaggagagcggacacgtcctctatatactccaccagacgggaggagagcggacacgtcctctatatactccaccagacgggaggagagcggacacgtcctctatatactccaccagacgggaggagagcggacacgtcctctatatactccaccagacgggaggagagcggacacgtcctctatatactccaccagacgggaggagagcggacacgtcctctatatactccaccacacgggaggagagcggacacgtcctctatatactccaccacacgggaggagagcggacacgtcctctatatactccaccacacgggaggagagcagacacgtcctctatatactccaccacacgggaggagagcagacacatcctctatatactccaccagacgggaggagagcggacacgtcctctatatactccaccagacgggaggagagcagacacgtcctctatatactccaccacacgggaggagagcagacacatcctctatagcagacacatcctctatatactccaccacacgggaggagagcagacacatcctctatatactccaccacacgggaggagagcagacacatcctctatatactccaccacacgggaggagagcggacacgtcctctatatactccaccacacgggaggagagcggacacgtcctctatatactccaccacacgggaggagagcggacacatcctctatatactccaccacacgggaggagagcggacacatcctctatatactccagcacacgggaggagagcggacacgtcctctatatactccaccacacaggaggagagcggacacgtcctctatatactccaccacacgggaggagagcggacacatcctctatatataccaTCCACAACACGAGAGGAGAATATCctttatatactccaccacacagcacGACCAGTACCATTAGATTAGGGGGATTCACACATGTAAGGTTTGGCCTAAGGGCTTCGAATAACACAACAGTCAGTCCTGTAAAACCAGATGCAGCGGGACTGGGGGAAACATCCCAGCAAAACATAAGATTTCAGTGAGACCTAAGGCTTGGAACGGTTATGAAACTCCAGGGGCAGGACACTCCCTTGTTTTTGGACTACTTAACCCCCATATAAAGGGGCTCCACAGATATTTGTGATATATCTGGTCACTCTATAGTAAGTGTACAGGTGGGAGGGGCAGTGATGACAGCACAGACTCAGTAACACTTTCACATCACGTTTATTGATGAGGATAACCGGGCGGCTCCTGATACTGAATGTTTTAGGATCATCCCTGGGGGCCCGGATAACGGGCAAGCGGCTCAGCGACAGCACAGCCAATGGGAGCAGACGGCAGGACAACACAAAACAGCGGCCAATAGCAACAACCACTACTTTAAGTGTTTGAAGAGTTTGTGGGCGACCTGTAagaagagacagaagagacaTCACAACCAGCATCCCCACAACAACCCCCAACATCCTACCACTGACAACTCCCAATTGCCGCTCCAGTCACGCCTGCCTCCCACCATCGCCGACCCCTCACTCACAGCTCCACCACCACCcccctgcagtaacttacacagtGATCCCGGGCGTGCAGGAAGTCGAAGAGCTCCTCTGTGCATTCCTCCTCGGTGTGTGATCGGGAGTTGACCCGCGTCTCGCACATCTCCAGATGTTCCCGCGCTTTCACACACTTCTCTGTCTGCTCACAGTGTTCTCTAACGGACGTCAGCGGATCCTGCAGAGAGAGAAGGGTTAATGTATAGACTCCATAGGCAACCCCCAACCACTAGTGTCAGCCCAATAATACTATGGTCGCCAAGCACTGAGGGGCACGGCCAGTCAAAGGGGGCCCCATCCTCCCCAGTACTGGGGGCCCGGCCAGTCACAGGGGACCCCATCCTCCCCCAGCACCGGGGAACCCGGCCAGTCACAGGGGACCCCATCCTCCCCCAGCACCGGGGAACCCGGCCAGTCACAGGGGACCCCATCCTCCCCCAGCACCGGGGAACCCGGCCAGTCACAGGGGACCCCATCCTCCCCCAGCACCGGGGAACCCGGCCAGTCACAGGGGACCCCATCCTCCCCCAGCACCGGGGAACCCGGCCAGTCACAGGGGACCCCATCCTCCCCCAGCACCGGGGAACCCGGCCAGTCACAGGGGACCCCATCCTCCCCCAGCACCGGGGAACCCGGCCAGTCACAGGGGgccccagcctcccccagcaCCGGGGGCCCGGCCAGTCACAGGGGGCCCAGTCCTCCCCCAGCACCAGGGGCCCGGCCAGTCACAGGGGgccccagcctcccccagcaCCGGGGGCCCGGCCAGTCACAGGGGGCCCAGTCCTCCCCCAGCACCGGGGGCCCGGCCAGTCACAGGGGgccccagcctcccccagcagtcacagggggCCCGGCCAGTCACAGGGGgccccagcctcccccagcagGCCGCATTCTCCTCCAGCACCGGGGgccccagcctcccccagcaCCGGGGGCCCGGCCAGTCACAGGGGgccccagcctcccccagcaCCGGGGGCCCGGCCAGTCACAGGGGgccccagcctcccccagcaCCGGGGGCCCGGCCAGTCACAGGGGgccccagcctcccccagcagGCCGCATTCTCCTCCAGCACCGGGGGCCCAGCCAGTCACAGGGGGTCCCAGCACCGGTCTCCCCTATGACCCTCCTGCAGCTCCAGGTAACGCAGCAGTGTGTACAGCGCTCAGCACTCACCACTAGCTCCTGCTCTTCCTCCTCAGTTTCCTCCTGTAACAATAAAAGCAGATGTTACCCCGGATACAGCTACTTCTCGCTGTTATCAGCCTCAGGCCGCCAGCTCTCACCTCCTCGGGTTCACCGGCAAAGACCTTCTCCATCTCCAGCACCATGGCAGCGGCTCACAGAAGGACAAGCGGGGTCAGCTACAGGAAGTACGTCATCTAACCCCGCCCTGGAAGCTATAGACAGCACTGCCTTTCCTGCCACTAGAGAACCAGACGCCATATTTCCGGAGACCACGGCTGAGGATCATTAACAAGATGGCGGATTTCCTCCTGTCAGCCAGGAGAGCCGCCCACGTCACGTGATACAAACATCCTCCCCGGAAGAGATGGCGGCCCCGTAACGTTTCTGCGGCCGCTCCGCTCCCTCCTGACTTGTCCGAGGCTCCAGGTTTCGGTTCCCCGCGACATGAGCCGCTAAGCGGGAGCCCAGGCCATGGAGAAGTCGCCGGAAGATGCCGGGGGGAGCCCGACCTTGTTCCAGCTGTCAGCCCGAGCCGTGACCGCCAACATGGAGCAGCTGGAGGAGGATGTGTGGGGTGAGGGGCAACCTGGTCACGTGAGAGGGGGGGCTATGGGGGGTATCCCTGGTGTGGTGGTCCCGTGGCTGGGGGCGGTCTCTCTCTGGCGGTGGCTGGGGGGCGGTCTCACTCTGGCGGTGTCCGGGGGTGGCGGTCTCACTCTGGCGGTGTCCGGGGGGCGGCGGTCTCACTCTGGCGGTGTCCGGGGGGCGGCGGTCTCACTCTGGCGGTGTCCGGGGGGCGGCGGTCTCACTCTGGCGGTGTCCGGGGGGCGGCGGTCTCACTCTGGCGGTGTCCGGGGGGCGGCGGTCTCACTCTGGCGGTGTCCGGGGGGCGGCGGTCTC from Engystomops pustulosus chromosome 10, aEngPut4.maternal, whole genome shotgun sequence harbors:
- the UQCRH gene encoding cytochrome b-c1 complex subunit 6, mitochondrial → MVLEMEKVFAGEPEEEETEEEEQELVDPLTSVREHCEQTEKCVKAREHLEMCETRVNSRSHTEEECTEELFDFLHARDHCVAHKLFKHLK